One genomic window of Nakamurella panacisegetis includes the following:
- a CDS encoding vitamin K epoxide reductase family protein, translated as MTQVHSTTRSRPQLIAFGLSIAALLISAYLTYEHFTGSTTLACSGTQTVNCLKVTTSQWSVIAGVPVAVAGLAFFVVMTLLCAPTRFAKDVALLRLLGVLIGTASVLWLVYVELFKVDAICLWCTAVHVVTLSLLGVVLWWRETDRA; from the coding sequence ATGACGCAGGTCCACTCGACGACCCGTTCCCGGCCGCAGCTGATCGCGTTCGGCCTGTCCATCGCCGCGCTGCTGATCTCGGCCTACCTGACGTACGAGCACTTCACCGGCTCGACCACCCTGGCCTGTTCGGGCACCCAGACGGTCAACTGCCTGAAGGTGACGACCAGTCAATGGTCGGTGATCGCCGGGGTCCCGGTGGCGGTGGCCGGCCTGGCCTTCTTCGTGGTGATGACCTTGCTCTGCGCGCCCACCCGGTTCGCCAAGGACGTCGCCCTGCTGCGGTTGCTGGGCGTCCTGATCGGCACCGCCAGCGTGCTGTGGCTGGTCTACGTCGAACTGTTCAAGGTCGACGCGATCTGCCTGTGGTGCACCGCCGTACACGTGGTGACCCTGTCCCTGCTCGGCGTCGTCCTCTGGTGGCGAGAGACCGACCGAGCGTAA
- a CDS encoding DUF929 family protein translates to MSNPKGKNPQAGKNRAANQQAAREHARKLREERLRRDRRNRLLRTVGAPVLVVVLIVVVFVVVKANQKPPAAAAPSGPAPATLTASLESIPTANYDTVGKGSTDSRVMTAINGDALTAGGKPRVLYIGAEYCPFCAAERWSMVTALARFGTFSGLGTTSSSSSDSYPNTATLTFHGATYTSQYLSFTGVEETTNVRSGNGYAPLDKPSAADQALVTKYNTSGSIPFVDLGNKYLISGASYDPQVLAGLTQAQIAAALLKPDSDIAKGVLGGANYVTAALCRLTNNQPAAVCTSSAVTSQTLPS, encoded by the coding sequence GTGAGCAACCCCAAGGGCAAGAATCCGCAGGCGGGCAAGAATCGGGCAGCCAATCAGCAGGCGGCTCGTGAGCACGCCCGGAAGTTGCGGGAGGAACGGCTCCGGCGGGATCGGCGCAACCGCCTGCTGAGGACCGTCGGCGCACCGGTCCTGGTCGTGGTCCTGATCGTCGTGGTGTTCGTGGTCGTCAAGGCCAACCAGAAGCCGCCCGCCGCGGCCGCCCCGTCCGGCCCGGCCCCGGCCACCCTGACGGCGTCGCTGGAGTCCATCCCGACCGCGAACTACGACACGGTCGGCAAGGGCAGCACGGACTCCCGGGTGATGACCGCGATCAACGGTGACGCACTGACAGCCGGGGGCAAGCCGCGGGTGTTGTACATCGGCGCCGAGTACTGCCCGTTCTGCGCGGCCGAACGGTGGTCGATGGTGACGGCCTTGGCTCGCTTCGGCACGTTCAGCGGTCTCGGGACCACCAGTTCATCCTCGTCCGACTCCTACCCGAACACCGCCACCCTGACCTTCCACGGAGCGACCTACACCAGCCAGTACCTCTCGTTCACCGGCGTCGAGGAGACGACCAATGTACGAAGCGGAAACGGGTACGCACCGTTGGACAAGCCGTCAGCCGCCGACCAGGCGTTGGTGACCAAATACAACACTTCCGGCAGCATCCCGTTCGTCGACCTCGGCAACAAATACCTGATCAGCGGCGCCTCCTACGACCCGCAGGTGCTCGCCGGGCTGACCCAGGCCCAGATCGCAGCGGCGCTGCTGAAGCCGGATTCCGACATCGCCAAGGGCGTCCTGGGCGGAGCGAACTACGTGACGGCCGCGCTGTGCAGGCTGACCAACAACCAGCCGGCCGCGGTGTGCACATCCTCGGCTGTGACGTCCCAGACGCTTCCGTCATGA
- the crcB gene encoding fluoride efflux transporter CrcB, translating into MVEYLVVAAGAAVGAPLRYLTDRTVQARHDSLFPWGTFTVNVVGSLILGVLTGATLAGGGSTLRLLIGTGFCGALTTYSTLSFETVRLIEQRARFFAVANMLGTVVAGLGAAVVGFTLGQVW; encoded by the coding sequence CGCCGGGGCCGCGGTCGGGGCCCCGCTGCGGTACCTGACCGACCGGACCGTGCAGGCCCGGCACGACAGCCTGTTCCCCTGGGGCACGTTCACCGTCAACGTCGTCGGCAGCCTGATCCTCGGCGTGCTGACCGGCGCGACCCTGGCCGGCGGCGGTTCCACCCTGCGACTGCTGATCGGGACGGGCTTCTGCGGCGCGCTGACCACCTACTCGACCCTCTCCTTCGAGACGGTCCGGCTGATCGAGCAACGGGCCCGGTTCTTCGCCGTCGCGAACATGCTCGGAACCGTCGTCGCCGGGCTGGGCGCCGCGGTCGTGGGTTTCACCCTGGGGCAGGTCTGGTGA